A window of Clostridium novyi genomic DNA:
ATTTTAATTTGTCTAGCACCTTTTTTACGTTTTTTGAAGTTGTATGCAATTAATATATTATTATAGCTTTCTAAATCACGCTCTTCGCGTGATATACGATTAGTATGAGATTTTATAGAAAAGTAATTATAATACCCTGAACGTGAAATATTAGATAGTTTACAGAAGTAACTAACCAAATTTTCAAGTTTATATTTATCTATAACTAATTTTATAAGGATATATTTTTGTTGCGTTAGCAATTTTATTTTTCCTTTTTCACGCCCCTTTCCAACATTTCTAACTTTTTTAGCAGTTCATTTTCCGCTTCTAAGAGTTTTATTTTAGCCTGAAGTTTTTCATACTTTTCTTTAATAGACAAATTTTTTTCGGTAGGTCTTCCAGTATTGAATTTTCTAGTATCCTGAAGTTGAGTCACTCCACTTTTTCTAAATGCTGCACGCCATCTTTTGCCGCATGATTGAACACGCTTTAAACCTAAAATATCTATATTAAATCCACATTCTTCGAATATTTGTCGTGGGAATTTTCCATTTTCATTTTCCATAATAAATAATCTTTTAAAATCATCAGTATATGTAATTCCTTTACAACTAACCTTTTTTACAAATTTATTTTCAGATAATATGGCTATTTCATTTTCAGTAAATATTTTTTTACTCATTACAGTTCTCCTAATATCAATTATTCTTTATTTAATTATACATAAAAGTACCCTACGGGATAGACTTTTTTTATAGTGTCTATCCTATAGGGTACATTTTAATATACCAACAGCTTTTTTTATATTATTAAAATATAAGTAATATACTCATAAGATTTAGTATATAAATTATACAAGATATATAAATAAATATTATAATACTAAAAAGTGCCTACTTGATGCAAATTATATGATGACATAAAATTAGAATCAAAGGTAAGTTTTAGATAAGTTTTGAGTAAGTTTTAAGTAAGTCGAAATAAGAATAAGTAAGTTTTAGGTAAGTGATAAGTAAGTTTTAAGTAAGTTAAAGTAAATGTAAGTAAGTGAAAAATTAAGGGGGAATTAAAGATGGAATTTAAGAACTTATTACTAAAAAAAGAAAATGGTATAGGATACGTAACTATCAATAGGCCTAAAGCATTAAATGCTTTAAACTCTGAAACCCTACAAGAAATAGGCGTAGCCTTTAACAAAATTGAAAATGATGATGAAATATTTGTAGTTATATTAACTGGTGCTGGAGAAAAATCATTTGTAGCAGGAGCAGATATTTCAGAAATGAAAGATAAAAATGGAATGGAAGGTAGAAAATTTGGATTATTAGGAAATAATACTTTTAGAAAGATTGAATCATTATCAAAACCAGTTATAGCAGCTATTAATGGTTTTGCTTTAGGTGGCGGATGTGAAATTTCCATGGCTTGTGATATTAGAATAGCTTCAACTAAAGCTAAATTTGCTCAACCTGAAGTGGGTCTTGGAATTACTCCTGGATTTGGTGGAACTCAAAGGCTTCCAAGAATAGTTGGAATGGGAATGGCTAAAGAAATGATATATACTGGAAATATAATAAATGCAGATGAAGCATTTAGAATAGGTCTTGTAAATAAAGTAGTGGAACCAGAAGAGTTAATGAACGTAGCTACAAAACTTGCTAAGGACATTATAAAAAACGCACCAATAGCTGTTAAATTAGCAAAACAAGCAATAAATAGAGGTATGCAAGTAGATATAGATACAGCTATAAATTTTGAAGCTGAATTATTTGGAGCATGTTTCTCAACAGAAGATCAAATTGAAGGAATGAGTGCTTTCCTTGAAAAGAGAAAAGAAAAGAACTTCCAAAATAAATAATTAAATAATATATTAATTAAAAGGTGAAATTAAGTAGAGATTATTAAATTTTTACTTGGTTTCATCTTTTTTATTTATAATAATTTATTTATAATTGAATAGAATTGGAGGGATAAATAATGAAAAAACATATATTTAATAATGGTATACAACTATACTATGTTAAAAGACAAGGGAATATATCTTCATTTTGTATTGGTTTTAATGCAGGAGCTTTAGTTGAAAACAAAGATAATAGGGGGATTGCTCATGCTGTAGAGCATATGGTGTTTAAAGGTACTAAAACTAGAAATGAAGATGAAATAAATAAACTGTCAGATAAAATATTTGGGTTTAATAATGCAATGACAAACTACCCTTATGCAATTTATTATGGAACAACATTGTCGTCTGACTTTAACAAAGGTTTTCAATTGTATTCTGATATATTAATAAATCCTACATTTCCTAAAGAAGGTTTTAAAGAAGAAATTGATGTAATTTTAGAAGAACTTAAAGAATGGAAGGATGATGCTTATCAAGAATGTGAGGATGAATTATTTTATAATGCGTTTAAGAAAAGAAGAATTAAAGATCTAATAATAGGTGATAAAAAAAGTATAGAAAATATAACATTAAGTGATATAAAAAAATTCTATAATAAACACTATGCTCCTGAAAATTGTGTTATAAGTGTAGTATCTTCGATGGAATTCCAAGAAGTTTTAAAGATAGTAGATGATAATTTTGGAGAATGGAAAAATAACTATAACTTTAAATGTGAGGATATATATGAAAAAAATGTACCAGGAGTGTTTTGTAAAATAAGAAATGATATAAATGGAGCTAAGATACAATATTGTTTTCCTATACATAATTTAAGTAACGAAGAGATAAAAGCTTTAAAGATATTTAATTTTAAATTTGGGGAAGGAACAAGTAGCATATTGTTTGATAAAATAAGAA
This region includes:
- a CDS encoding short-chain-enoyl-CoA hydratase, yielding MEFKNLLLKKENGIGYVTINRPKALNALNSETLQEIGVAFNKIENDDEIFVVILTGAGEKSFVAGADISEMKDKNGMEGRKFGLLGNNTFRKIESLSKPVIAAINGFALGGGCEISMACDIRIASTKAKFAQPEVGLGITPGFGGTQRLPRIVGMGMAKEMIYTGNIINADEAFRIGLVNKVVEPEELMNVATKLAKDIIKNAPIAVKLAKQAINRGMQVDIDTAINFEAELFGACFSTEDQIEGMSAFLEKRKEKNFQNK
- a CDS encoding M16 family metallopeptidase produces the protein MKKHIFNNGIQLYYVKRQGNISSFCIGFNAGALVENKDNRGIAHAVEHMVFKGTKTRNEDEINKLSDKIFGFNNAMTNYPYAIYYGTTLSSDFNKGFQLYSDILINPTFPKEGFKEEIDVILEELKEWKDDAYQECEDELFYNAFKKRRIKDLIIGDKKSIENITLSDIKKFYNKHYAPENCVISVVSSMEFQEVLKIVDDNFGEWKNNYNFKCEDIYEKNVPGVFCKIRNDINGAKIQYCFPIHNLSNEEIKALKIFNFKFGEGTSSILFDKIRTKNGMAYDISSSIKNEKGIKLFVITLGTSVDKIEKAMELINKSIYSIKNIEGMFNEDNIKDIVKSINFKKELALEKSIEVCKKITTNKIMFNSVDDVFDEFMKDILIDEKKIIDTVCKVLKNPTIQILKPQ